The segment GGTCAGCTTCGGCGCGCTGGCGTTGGCCGCCTGTGCGTTGCTGCTTGCCGCGGGGGCGGGCGCACCGCCGGCGCGCGCGTCGGCCACCGCGATCTGCTGGGCCACCGCCTTGGCCACGCTGGACCCCGGGGTGAGCAGCGGCTGCAGCTGGCGCCAGGTGGCAGCGGCCTCGGCGAAATGCTCGAGCTGGAAGTCGCTGATGCCGAGCAGCCACAGTGCGCGCTGGTTGTCCGGGGCGAGCTTCACCGCCTGCAGCAGCAGCTCGCGCGCGCGACCGTCGATGCGGTGGTCTGGGCGCGCCATGGAATCGGCCTCGGCCCAGCCGATCATCGGCAGCGGATCGTTCGGCAGCAGTCGCAGCAGCTGGCCATAGGCGTCGCGCGCCTCGGCGTTCTGGCCCAGCGTCGCCGTGGTCTGCGCCAGCAGCATCCAGCCCTGGCTGTCGTCCGGCGCTTCCTTGAGGTGGGCGCGCAGCTGGGTCAGCGCCTGGTTCACGTCCATGGGTGGGGCCTGCTTCGCCACGCCGTCGAGCGCGACCGGGGTGCCCACCGTGAGGTAAAGGCTGGCCGCAGCCAGAGGCAGCGCGAAGGCGATGCCGAGTGCGAGGACGAAGACCCCGCGCGAACGCCCCTGGGCGCGCCCGTGCCTGATCAGCGGCCACAGCAGCAACAGCAGGCTCGCCGCGATCATGATCGCGGCGATGATGTAGAACAGGATCTTCACCAGTCGTCCCCGTGGTCGATGGTCGGCGGCGGCGCGCCGGAGCGAGAGCGTTTGCGGATGGTCACCACCACGACGACGGCGCCGGCCAGCAGGATCAGCAGCGGTCCGAACCACAGCACCCAGGTGGTGGGATTCACCGGCGGGTCGTAGAGCACGTAGTCCGAATAGCGGGCGACCAGGTATTGCTTGATCTGGTCGTCGGTGCGGCCCTCCTGCATCAAGCGGAACACCTCATGGCGCAGGTCGCGGGCGATCGGTGCGTTGGAGTCGGCCAGCGTCTCGTTCTGGCACATCGGGCAACGCAGTTGCGCGGTCAGGTGCTGGAAGCGCAGCTCCTGCGCATGGTCCTTGAACGGCATCGGCTCGATCGCCTGCGCGCCGGCGAGTCCGGCGAACAACAGCAGGCCGATGGCCAGCAGTACGACCAGGCGCCTCATCGCGACTCCTTGGCCAGCGCGGCAATCGCCGGTTTGAGCTCCTTCTCGATCACCTCGGGGGTGAACGGCCCGATGCGCTTGTAGCGGATCACGCCCTTGGCATCGACGAGGAAGGTCTCCGGGGCCGCGTAGACGCCGAAGTCGATCGCGGTCTGGCCGCTGACGTCGGCCATCAGCACCTGGTACGGATTGCCGTGGCGGGCCAGCCAGGCCTTGGCGTCGTCGGGCTGGTCCTTGTAGTTGTAGCCCACCAGTTCGACGCCCAGGGTCGGTCCTTCGGCCTCGAGCAGCGGATGTTCCACCGCGCACTCCACGCACCAGCTGGCGAACACGTTGAGCAGGTAGGGCTTGCCCAGCAGATCCTTCTTGGTGACCATCTTGGCCGGGTCGTACAGCTCGGGCAGGGCGAACTCCGGCGCCGGCTTGTTGATCAACGGGGAGGGGATCGCGGTCTGGTCGTGGTGGCTGTTCCACCAGATGCCGAAGCCGAACAGGCCGCACAGGGCCAGGAAGGCGAAGAACGGGATCAACCGGCTCATGCATGCGACTCCCGCGCGGTGGCCAGCCGCTCGCCGGCGGTCGCCCCCGTCGGAGCGACGCGTTCACGCTCCGCCACGCGTCTGGCGCGGAAGCGGCGATCCGCCGCGGCGACGAAACCGCCGAGCATCATGAACAGGCCGCCGGTCCACAGCCAGCGGATGAACGGCTTGACGTAGAGGCGCATGGCCCATGCGCCACCGAGGTCGTTCGGGTTCATCGGTTCGCCCAGTGCCACGTAGAGGTCTCGGGTGACGCCCGGATCGATCGCCGACTCGGTCTGCACCTGTTCGCGGGTATAGGTGCGCTTCTGCGGGTGCATCACGCCGACCACCGAGCCGTCCTTCGAGACGGTGATCGCGCCCTGGCTGCCTTTCCAGTTCGGGCCGCTGGTCTGCTTCACGCCGTCGAAGCGGAAGCTGTAGCTGCCGATGGTCTGGGTGTCTCCCGGCGCCATGCGCACGTCGCGGGTGACGCTGAGCGACTCGGACAGCAGCACGCCGGCCAGGAAGATGCCGACGCCGAAGTGCGCCAGCAGCATGCCGGCCATCTCGGCCGGATAGCGCCGGCCGGCCGGTGCCTCGCGGTAGCGCTTGTAGACGTAGAGCAGGGTGCCGACCACGCACCAGACGGCGGACGCCACGCCGACCAGGGCGCGGGCACGGCCGTCGACGAAGAACGCCGCCACGATCGCGCAGGCCACCGCGGCGATGCCGGCGCGCAGTGCGATCGAGCCGATCACACCCGGTTCGCCGCGGCCCCAGCGCAGGAACGGTCCGAACGGCAGCAGCAGCACCACCGGCGCCATCAGCAGCGGGAACAGGAAGCCGAAGTAGGGCGGACCCACCGAGATCCGGCCCAGGTTGAACGCGTCGCCGATCAGCGGGAACAGCGTGCCCAGCAGTACCATCGCCGCGGCCACGGTGAACATCAGGTTGCCGACCAGCACCGCCGTCTCGCGCGAGACCACCGCGAACGACTTGCCACCGGCCACCTTCGGCGCGCGTAGCGCGTACAGCAGCAGCGAGCCGCCCACGACCACTGCCAGGAAGCCCAGGATGAACAGGCCGCGGCGCGGGTCTGAGGCGAAGGCATGCACCGAGGTCAGCACGCCCGAGCGCACCAGGAAGGTGCCGAGCAGCGACAGCGAGAAGGCGAAGATCGACAGCAGGATGGTCCAGGCGCGCAGCGAGCCGCGCTTCTCGGTGACCGCCTGCGCGTGGATCAGCGCGGTGCCGACCAGCCAGGGCATGAAACTAGCGTTCTCCACCGGATCCCAGAACCACCAGCCGCCCCAGCCCAGCTCGGCGTAGGCCCACCAGCTGCCGGCAACGATGCCCGCGGTGAGGAAGGCCCATGCCACGTTGGTCCACGAGCGCGCCCAGCGCACCCACGCCTGTTCCATGCCGCCGCCGAGCAGGGCGGCGATGGAGAAGGCGAACGCCACCGAGAAGCCGACATAGCCCATGTAGATCACGGGCGGATGGAAGGTCATGCCCGGATCCTGCAGCACCGGGTTCAGGTCGCCGCCGTCCGGCGGCATCGGCAGCAGGCGGGCGAACGGGTTGGAGGTGAACAGGATGAAGGCGAGGAAACCCACCGAGATCATCCCCAGTACGCCCAGCACCCGCGCCACGAAGTCGTCCGGCAGGTTGCGGCTGAAGGTGGCGACGGCGAGCGTCCACAGGTTGAGGATCAGCACCCACAGCAGCATCGAGCCTTCGTGTGCGCCCCACACCGCGGCGATGCGGTAGTACCAGGGCAGTGCCAGGTTGGAGTTGTCCGCGACGTAGGCGACCGAGAAGTCGAAGCGCAGGAACGCCCAGACCAGCAGGGCGAAGGCGACGATCACGAAAGCGGCCTGCCCGGCCGCGGCCGGTCGAGCGGTAGCGATTAGGGCGCGATTGCCGCGCCAGGCGCCGATCAGCGGGAGGATGCTTTGCGCCAGCGCCAGCAGCAGGGCGAGGACGAGGGCGAGCTGGCCGAGTTCAGGAGTCATGGCGTGTTCCGTCGTGGCGGGCGCGTTGGGTCGCTCAGGGTTGGGTTGCGGCAGGTGGCTGGTCGCCGGTCTCGGCGACTTTGCGACCCTTGTGCGCCTTGGCCATGGCGTCCTTCAGTTCCTTCGGCATGTAGGTCTCGTCGTGCTTGGCCAGGACCTCGGTCGCCACGAAGTGCCCGTTTTCCATGTGGCCGGTGGTGATCACCGACTGGTTGTCGCGGAACAGGTCGGGGAGGATGCCGGTGTATTCCACCGGCATGGCGCCGTCGGCGTCGACCACCGTGAAGGTCACTTTCAGCGAGTCGCTGGAGCGCTGGATCGAGCCCTCCTTGACCATGCCGCCGAGGCGGAAGGTCTTGTAGTCGCGCGCCTGGCCTTCCTGCACCTGGCTGGGAGTGAACAGGTAGTTCATGTTCTGCTGCAGGGCGAACACGGTCAGGCCGCCGGCGATCGCCGCGGCGATCAGGACCATGACGACGATGATGAGCCGGCGCTTGCGGGTGGGGTTCATGCGGGGATTCCGTGGCGATCAGGCGTCGGTGGCGGTGTCGGCGCGGCGCTGCTGGCGCGCGCTCTGGCGGGCGAGGCGGCCGCGCAGTTCGCGCAGCACGCGGCGTCGGCGCAATACCGGCGCCAGTGCATCGGCAAGCAGCACGACGAGGAAGATCGCGTACGCCGGCCACACATAGACGGCATAACCGCCCATGGCGAGGAACTGGTTCATCGGGCGGTTTCCCCCGCGGCGATCTGGCGGACCCAGTCCTTGCCGCTTTCCAGCGCCAGCAGGTCGGCGCGCACGCGCGAGCAAAGGCTGAACACGTAGTAGCACTTGGTCGCGACCATCATGGTCAGCAGCGGCCAGATCATCGAGCCGCTCATGGTGGAAGGGCCGAACAGGCGGATGGTCGAGCCCTGGTGAAGCGTGTTCCACCAGTTCACCGAGAAATGCACGATCGGCACGTTGATGATGCCGATCAGGGCGAGGAAGGCGGCGGCACGCGCGCCCTGGCGACGGTCCTCGAACGCGTGGTACAGGCCGATCACACCCAGGTACAGGAACAGCAGCACCAGCTCGGAGGTGAGCCGTGCATCCCAGGTCCACCACGTGCCCCACATGCGCTCGCCCCACAGCGAGCCGGTGGTCAGGGTGATCAGGGTGAACGCCGCGCCGATCGGGGCGGACTCCATCGCCACCACCTCGGCCAGCTTGATCCGCCAGACCAGTGCGATGAACGCCGATACGGCCATCACGCCGTAGATGAACAGCCCCATCCAGGCGCTGGGCACGTGCACGAAGATGATGCGGTAGTCGTCACCCTGCTGGTAATCCGGCGGGGCGAGCACCAGGCCGCCGTAGAGCGCGACGAGCCCCAGCACGATGGCAAGAGCGAGCATCCAGGGGCGCAGCTTGCCGGCGAAGCGGTAGAAGGTCGGCGGCGAGCCGAGCTTGTGCAACCAGAGCGGAATCCAGCTGGACATGGGTTCAGGCGTCCAAGGCAATGCGGAGGGCGGCGGCGCAGGCCAGTGGGGCCAGCACCAGGGCCAGCGCCAGGGCGGCGCCCAGCCATGCGATCGGGGCAATCCACGGCAGGCCCTGCTGGGCTGCGGCCAACGCACCGGCGGCGAAGATCACCACGGGAACGCACAGCGGCAACAGCATCAGGGCGAGCAGCATACCAGAGCGTCGGGTGCCGGCTGTCAGCGCCACGAGCACCGCGCCGAGCAGGCTCAGCATCGGCGTGGCCAGCGCCAGCGCCAGCAGCAGTACGGGCATGACCGCCACCGGCAACTGCAGCATGCTGGCCAGCATCGGCGCGATCACGATCAGCGGCAGCGCGGTGGTGAGCCAGTGGGCGAGGATCTTCATGCCCAGCATCAGCGCAAGAGGTTGCGGCGCCAGCACCAGTTGCTCCAGCGAACCATCCTCGATGTCGCTTCGGAACATGCCGTCCAGCGCCAGCAGCATCGCCAGCAGCACGGTGACCAGCACCGCGCCGCCGGCGATGCGCTGCAGCAGTGCGTTCTCCGGACCCAGCGCGAAGGGGAACAGGGTGGTGACGATCAGCGCGTAGAGCACCGGCATGGCGATGTCGCCACGGCGGCGCCAGGCGAGGGTGAGATCACGTCGGAGGACGGCGGCGCAGGCGCGTCCGAGCGGAGCCTGGTTCATGCATGCATCCGGATGCGCTGAGGCTCGCCGCCGTGGAAACTTACGGCGCCATGGCTGGTGACCAGCGCGGCACCGCCCGCGGCGACGTGGCCCTCGAGCAGGCGGTTGACCAGCGCGATGCCGTGGCGGTCGAGATTGGCGTAAGGCTCGTCGAGCAGCCACAGCGCGGCGGGCACCAGCAGCAGGCGTGCCAGCGCCGCCCGCTTCTTCTGCCCGGCGGAAAGCCGCCGCACCGGCTCGTCCTCGTAGCCGGCCAGTCCGACGTCGAGCAGCGCGCGGGCCGGATCCATGCCATCGCGTGCGC is part of the Dyella thiooxydans genome and harbors:
- the ccmE gene encoding cytochrome c maturation protein CcmE; the encoded protein is MNPTRKRRLIIVVMVLIAAAIAGGLTVFALQQNMNYLFTPSQVQEGQARDYKTFRLGGMVKEGSIQRSSDSLKVTFTVVDADGAMPVEYTGILPDLFRDNQSVITTGHMENGHFVATEVLAKHDETYMPKELKDAMAKAHKGRKVAETGDQPPAATQP
- a CDS encoding heme lyase CcmF/NrfE family subunit produces the protein MTPELGQLALVLALLLALAQSILPLIGAWRGNRALIATARPAAAGQAAFVIVAFALLVWAFLRFDFSVAYVADNSNLALPWYYRIAAVWGAHEGSMLLWVLILNLWTLAVATFSRNLPDDFVARVLGVLGMISVGFLAFILFTSNPFARLLPMPPDGGDLNPVLQDPGMTFHPPVIYMGYVGFSVAFAFSIAALLGGGMEQAWVRWARSWTNVAWAFLTAGIVAGSWWAYAELGWGGWWFWDPVENASFMPWLVGTALIHAQAVTEKRGSLRAWTILLSIFAFSLSLLGTFLVRSGVLTSVHAFASDPRRGLFILGFLAVVVGGSLLLYALRAPKVAGGKSFAVVSRETAVLVGNLMFTVAAAMVLLGTLFPLIGDAFNLGRISVGPPYFGFLFPLLMAPVVLLLPFGPFLRWGRGEPGVIGSIALRAGIAAVACAIVAAFFVDGRARALVGVASAVWCVVGTLLYVYKRYREAPAGRRYPAEMAGMLLAHFGVGIFLAGVLLSESLSVTRDVRMAPGDTQTIGSYSFRFDGVKQTSGPNWKGSQGAITVSKDGSVVGVMHPQKRTYTREQVQTESAIDPGVTRDLYVALGEPMNPNDLGGAWAMRLYVKPFIRWLWTGGLFMMLGGFVAAADRRFRARRVAERERVAPTGATAGERLATARESHA
- the ccmB gene encoding heme exporter protein CcmB, with the protein product MNQAPLGRACAAVLRRDLTLAWRRRGDIAMPVLYALIVTTLFPFALGPENALLQRIAGGAVLVTVLLAMLLALDGMFRSDIEDGSLEQLVLAPQPLALMLGMKILAHWLTTALPLIVIAPMLASMLQLPVAVMPVLLLALALATPMLSLLGAVLVALTAGTRRSGMLLALMLLPLCVPVVIFAAGALAAAQQGLPWIAPIAWLGAALALALVLAPLACAAALRIALDA
- a CDS encoding heme ABC transporter permease produces the protein MSSWIPLWLHKLGSPPTFYRFAGKLRPWMLALAIVLGLVALYGGLVLAPPDYQQGDDYRIIFVHVPSAWMGLFIYGVMAVSAFIALVWRIKLAEVVAMESAPIGAAFTLITLTTGSLWGERMWGTWWTWDARLTSELVLLFLYLGVIGLYHAFEDRRQGARAAAFLALIGIINVPIVHFSVNWWNTLHQGSTIRLFGPSTMSGSMIWPLLTMMVATKCYYVFSLCSRVRADLLALESGKDWVRQIAAGETAR
- the ccmD gene encoding heme exporter protein CcmD, producing the protein MNQFLAMGGYAVYVWPAYAIFLVVLLADALAPVLRRRRVLRELRGRLARQSARQQRRADTATDA
- a CDS encoding cytochrome c-type biogenesis protein yields the protein MRRLVVLLAIGLLLFAGLAGAQAIEPMPFKDHAQELRFQHLTAQLRCPMCQNETLADSNAPIARDLRHEVFRLMQEGRTDDQIKQYLVARYSDYVLYDPPVNPTTWVLWFGPLLILLAGAVVVVVTIRKRSRSGAPPPTIDHGDDW
- a CDS encoding DsbE family thiol:disulfide interchange protein produces the protein MSRLIPFFAFLALCGLFGFGIWWNSHHDQTAIPSPLINKPAPEFALPELYDPAKMVTKKDLLGKPYLLNVFASWCVECAVEHPLLEAEGPTLGVELVGYNYKDQPDDAKAWLARHGNPYQVLMADVSGQTAIDFGVYAAPETFLVDAKGVIRYKRIGPFTPEVIEKELKPAIAALAKESR
- a CDS encoding tetratricopeptide repeat protein translates to MKILFYIIAAIMIAASLLLLLWPLIRHGRAQGRSRGVFVLALGIAFALPLAAASLYLTVGTPVALDGVAKQAPPMDVNQALTQLRAHLKEAPDDSQGWMLLAQTTATLGQNAEARDAYGQLLRLLPNDPLPMIGWAEADSMARPDHRIDGRARELLLQAVKLAPDNQRALWLLGISDFQLEHFAEAAATWRQLQPLLTPGSSVAKAVAQQIAVADARAGGAPAPAASSNAQAANASAPKLTVQVSLAPALRDKVRPGDTLFVYARAEHGPPMPLAVARLDASRLPATVELTDAMAMAPSVDLSSASSVVVGARISHSGQAIGQPGDLEGTAGVVPTRRHEPVAVVIDKVHP